Part of the Pelmatolapia mariae isolate MD_Pm_ZW linkage group LG3_W, Pm_UMD_F_2, whole genome shotgun sequence genome is shown below.
ttatattaatgaatagaaaacacacatattgTCATAGTCCGTGGTCCTGGGTCTGTGGAATGCGTGCTGCTTGGGTAGCCACACCCCCGGACTGGGCCATCACCGACACACCTGCTCTCCATCGCGGTGATTACCTGCAGAGCTTCTTTACCTGGCGCTGACGGATGCTCCACGCCAGTCCGTAATCACCTCACAGTGGTTTCAATCCGGCGTTCGGCGTCTGccacctgcctgtcctcctgctcAACTGGCTcacccagtgcatcatctgGCCCTTTCACCATCTCCACGGACTCCCTGCTCACGGGCTGCCGCACCTCCCTTCCGAGCTCCCACGGTCTCGCTCTATCGTAAGCCCACTACTCTAACGCagtcttaatgtgttttccgCTTCCCGGCTTCCTAGTAATCCtctcccctttctgttgcagcCTCCCGCGGTCCCGATTCCGGCTTCCTTGTGTCATTGTTTCCCCGGGTTATTAGTTCCTCGTTTTGCTCTCTAAGTTTCCCCCGGGTCGCCTTTCGTTAGTATAATAAAGTGTCTTTTCTGTTACCGCTGGGTCTGCGCCTGGATCCTTTTTGTGCACGCGCGCTGTGGCGCCTGACACATAtataaattgttacatgtgagattatttgtgaaacgaatcagaagtgagatagtttgaatgtagagctcagtgaaaagatgcagtaattaaatatgaatacatgaaaatgcaataaatacataaggatgcaatgaagaagcagcttacactcatgcaatgaagaaactgcttacacttaattaagatgatcacctggcatgcaatgaagaaaacagcttacactgcatttacatgaccacataacgcaaggaagaacacgcttacatacatgacataattggtatttttgactagaaaaagagaaatgggtcgtttaggcacccgtgataataatgcaaatgtcttagtttgttatttttaggagcAGAGCAGACCCGGACCAACTCTCAAGATCCAGCAGTTGGAAGAAAATTGTAGGTTAACgccaatggatatgttaaggcaagtctctggttgaattgttcacagaaTCATGTGTCCATGAACCTGGAAAACAGGCCCTAGCTCCTGGCTGAAGATTAGGAGtgcttatttaaggtgggaaattaaaatagagggttagtaattcggggaaagaaaaaactgactgcttaactggagaattgggaaggagtttgaaagactgtgaagccatatatgcaaaatagcaaacataagcatatgcaatgaagatctgcttgctgcttgtatgagtgagagaatggtgtgaatggttaataaaattgatggaaagatttaaaaagatggaaaaaacacaagaaaagtattaaagcagttttaaaagggtgacttaggagcgctgttgcactgattgataaaaacaagtgattagtatagaaagaaaatgaaaataattgaataatgtgataaggtttaaacatgtatttatcttgtgactgagtatgaaaattagttggagagctaatgtgagtgatgacagaggagcttgctgtgtgtgtgtgattgaggccttgaggaaaggaagcaaTGTAGACAGTTGAGAGGTGTAAagttgattaagaggtttataaattagtgttgacacattgttataacgtgtttatatcttaggttgaatgtgagtttggtaaagtgcttaaagggggatattgtgtacgaaacggtgtagctttttacgttttgggtgtgttctatggctgaaatttaagattgttgaagattttggaggttgttgttttatttttaaagagggagttttaataaacatggacatgtttaaggggttttgtaacagtgcacttataaagaaaaaacctgtcaggtgattttgttttgtactttgatgagctaatactcagctctcttttttctcatttttgttctaagcaggcctgcaaaagacaacaatgaataacggcgccgacaatagtctcaggaaaacaaaaagtaaggtgaccttttccgaattacaatgggtcagattgtgggtccctgtctaagaggattgcagcgagccaatccagtccaaacgtataaagaactattttactagaaacaactaaaaagaaaataaatgaataccgactggacactgacaaaagactggactaaggttggacacatgactgataattgttatgttttaagttttgttttataacacaggttggatcataagtggagaaagtgagtataaaaggtgatgttctagttaacacacaggcttttgtttataggacgtttcaaggatgcaggctgtggatggagccaagaagggattttgacatgatgattaatttgatttcattccttaaacacaggtttgaaggcccggagcaactatacctaatatgatatgattaacttttcttttaattccctaacctgagtgaaggattttgagtttgtaacacatgagatgtgtcacaaaaaggggggtcttaatatatgcgattagctacatgaaatgtgctcttttagggttactaagcaaatgtctacgtgacctttacctaacaacctttgtgatgataaacttgtttaccgacttgctttcttgtagaacatacagacttaggaaaggggaacctcagctctgagttttgagaataactctgttaagttgacaggaaacacgtcggaacagccatatagggcaaatgtattagagcttgtaattaaatgtgggacttgaaaagaggaagcaaatttggtacaggacgtacttgagatgatcagatgagagaaggagaaggtcaggaatagtttaaagtaagattgagaagttaaatggggtaaaagggggtgtagcttcagggcagttcacagcccggcgtaaacgcaaggtgctgtcacacagcttaagttatttggttgatttattttatgacaaaataataaggaaatattaaaaatatacaacacgttgagaagatctcttttgttatattttagtgtttaacatgaaagatgcctctctggagcttctctcctgatgctaccccaccaaaagacgcttatccatagagaccatgtcagctcccaaacagacaacaacaaaccaagactagcaataaacaatctaaacataaataataacaaataaagaacaatacagaataaaatttGAACGGAGGAATagaatagtgaaatgtggattattaaatattaagtatttctcttcaaaagtctctattagctgacgccaagcagtcgcagcagatggctgcccgtacctgagcatggttctgctggaggtttcttcctgttaaaagggagtttttccttcacactgttgccaaagtgcttgctcaatagggggtcacaagattggtgggtttttctctgtatatatgaagcaccttgaggcaatttttgttgtgatttggcgctatataaataaaattaaatgggaatgtattgaagtaaacttaaatgtcataaactaggaattagttcatttctcaggggagaaatgaaaaaacggggattggtgttaggaataaaagctatatttttaatatgaacctgcccattatcttgttttatgtactttaataatgaaggctggcttgtagagcaaggccaccttttactcacaaacaagtgctcagccagactgaaaaacaggaagttttagtgcacaaggcatattaataaatatagacacaaaaagaggaactccccatataaacaacgttcaaaactgtgggaagtataaagtaccgaaataacactatataagtcacagctgatgattctaatgttagagagctcttgcaactggcgtctgagctgtgcagaggtcgctcttaagacaggtacttatgtaggttaacataaggtggagtccaacagaagcaaggcaccccaaatgtgcacagcatgcagcaagggtggccaaaataatataggaaacagcacatgtagggagagaatactcactaaaagttctgactaacatagtgtggtggcttatgtgaattTGCAGGTTTTAATTATggcatcattagcacaacagagactgagtaaagttttagatgctcgaaatctgacacttacacatgaaggaatcaatatggcagatgtaatgggattaggaggacctaattattgtactaagaaagcagaacttgaagggaaagtcagggaagatttaaaaacaggacctgttgggattggggatttagagatttttattgctactatataatgtgccttatgatgactgcattaataacaggttgtacagtataattttaatagtattgaatatgtttgtgataacagtgatgtctctatttacaggttgagttgatttcatacacaatgcataactgtgcttgtttagagttcatgttccgtccaaagggttttaagcttcacgggtgagagtgtccaggtgatacatgttgagggaagatgagaacatagcaggttaattgcatgcacgcttacaaacacacatgatttaaatataggccaggccgaaggcctggactttatgtagcttttaaatttacagctcctaacttgcaggaatggcgtggagtgtaatgaatgaatgcaaaacatgcttacagacacaaacatgacatagATTTATTTTGTAGGGTAAAGGTGGGCCACgagttgctttgtttctgcttagcaactgctgaggtaaaaggtgttaaagatgaatatgcaataagtgaacaggaaatgtgtgagggtgagccgggtgaaacaaaatgttgtagaaacttgtctaactggtattaacagtaacttttgcatgttatgtatatgcttgaagcaaacagaggagtaaatgatgatagaaaattttgaagtgtgttttctagtggacatttaggctgacatagggatggtgtatattttacccggggtgtttttaatagaactaaaagcgttgctcacacacataaagagtattgagattaagtaaagttaatataatggatagagcccagaacatgatattgtcaacCAATTTTGAgtaattaaaggaacattagatgaacaaagtaggttagtgaggtgtagcagagaaaggctgtttgttttttatcccttacaggagaagatttccactagagagagacccagaaaaggagcagagaccacttaagcatgaagtgttttcaagtgggagctggtgttttattactggaccacctagaggacatgaggtggttttctgatttgctgagtcagaggacggctagagagggtcagagcgaaggaagtggacctgggaatggtggtttcggggcccatgatgccattaatggatgtagaggtgacagagtgggtcgaggagtgacacaaggaaatggtgtggtgatgtctctggagagacatcaagagagggaattgtaatatttaaagaaattaggtcactgctgaactgtatataaccatcatccttaacattacattaattatcatttcatcaaagtgtttattgaagctgctggcattatgttataagttatattataggggttatcataatcaaatattaacatgtttattacaggtgcagttataactactttaaaatgattgagttaatatatatatatcataactcagagcctgagtatattgttacagtaaaatagtagctgagcaaaggcctgaatgtattcagcttcttgtggtatttgagtttgcttagttacaggtgacgaaaggatgtccagtccatggggacctcaaaggcctgagatcttcaccatatttggatggatggggaacttctgtgtctgcagttatctcttaaaatacatggatgttttgtacatgcaaattatgtgactgtaaacgcaagagggggcgttacaataccctgatgggataaaagtaatctagagtgtattttgggcagagatgtacaactgatgtttttgcagtttgcacctctccacgctgcgtgcattcattaaaatcaattgtttgaccgacctcttctggactatcattgttttactctcgtcctcaatttcgaacccgtaacactgTTCAAGTATAGTTTGCATTAGTTTAGTTTGCATAGCTAGCTGCATTCTTTAGCGTCTAATGATTTAATCCTTGCAGAGTGAGCGGGACTAAATGTATGGAAATCGTGCATTCAAATGTTTCACACACAAAATCTGtgatttattcatatttctTCCTTTAGTCTGTCCCTCCCTACATGTTCCTGTCTAATCAAATTGTTTTTATGTCTGGTGAGGACAAGATGTGTCCCCTGCAGTTTGAAATAGTCTACATTGCAAGCCATTACATTGCTCTGTCATTTGTAACACCTTATACTCTTCTAAAAGAACAAACACATTACATATTCCACCTAAAAATCCTGTAATGTGTTGTCATTTATTACCTTGATATCTGTTACTTGTGGTACTGTTACCTAATTTGATTAtgcatcttttttctttgtgcatCCTGAGAGGCTACATCCTCTTGGGAGAGCTTCTGCATAATTCCATGTAAAAGTCAACCACATCTGAAAAATGGTCCCGCCTGAGACCCTAAGCAGAacccacaatttttttttctagtttagtCATAGAAAATTTTACTTTCGTACCATTAATATTTGgtctttttcttcactttttaaaatacagtttaagTTTTCTACCACAGTTTGGTTAAATTAAGAACAGTaaaaaactgcttttaaaaaaaatatgtctgtgaaggttctcagtcatccaggtcatcctagtctaaggagcttggaaagaaaagcgtctggacttctttaagttgcttgaagacgtttcacctctcatccgagaagcttcttcagttctaagggtcagtggtgaagagtcccagatttaagccctgtcgGAGTATACCCCtaagagggacaatggaccccctaatgatcctcaacttaaagaagtccagacactgttctttccaagctccttagactgcttttagaaaaatataatttctcTTAAAGTAGAGCCAATGATTCATTTTCATCAAGGATTAAAAATTCCTGCTTTGCCCAGTTTTCTGTCCAAAAGCTATGAAAGGAAAATTCTCCTACGTGTATGTTTATTTCTTGATATGCAAAGCAATGacataaaaatgtgttaaatgttaaatgatatgttaaatatccttgggcaagatactaaccctaaGTCGCTCTGCATCATACTttatcagagtgtgaatgtttgaaGCACTTACCTAGAAAGAGCATAGAAAAAGTGCTTGACCCCAAACCAGTACTTTATTCCCCATTCTTACATGGCATTCATTTATCCAAAACATACTAGTTTAGTTCACATCGTTATATGCATGCACATACATTCTTCCCATAAGTGGTATCATTaaaaggcatagcatacattttcactgctatgcagatgacacccaacttaaTCTGTACATTGAAGGCGGAGTGTGATGAGAAGGTGCATATtccttcatatatatatatataaaaaaattgattttaaatatacaaaataatCTAACTTCTGTTTCCCCACTCTGAATTTTGCAGGAATTGCATAAACACCAATTTAAAGTGAAATTCAGTCGACGTGGTCCTGAAAAATACACCGTTTACTGTGATCAACCTCGCACAGTGCTGGAAGCCATAAAAACATTACATATATATGAGGAGAAGATTGCCTGTGCTGATGAGAATGTTATCATTCAAATGGGTAAAGGAGATAACGAATCTAGTATTGCAACACACTTTCCTTGTTCTTGCATCAGGGATGATAAAGTTCTGACTATATCATGTGAACCAGAAATAGTTGGAAACGTTCAACCTAATTTGGAAATCCATACAAAGGATAGATATTCTATCTTCTACATCGAtaaagagggagggaaagacaccaaaacaaaggagctttttaaaaacaacgcTGTAAAACAGTTCAGGTATCTCCGTGTTTATGGCGAGAAGGGGATAACTGTGGAGGAGGCTCTGAAAAGAGACGGTCGCTTCATTGACGACCTCAGCAACTTTAAGCTGTTTGAGAATGAAAATACCGTGACTATGTGCACACAAAAGGTTGACAACCTGGATAATAAAAAATTCAAGATCTGTCTTCCACGTCAACTGAAGAGAAAATATCTTGAAGCCAACCCCAAGAAACAGAGAGATCAGAACCGCCAATCTGCATCCGATAGTTCACAAACCAAGAGTGAAACTTGGTCAGTCATAACTATAGTACAGCAAGAGGGAATCAGTGTAAAATCAAGACTGGAAGAACCTGACTGCAGTATTGATACAGATGAGATTCGTAACCAACTGCGTGAGCAGTTTCCAGATTTGAAACGATTGATGGAAAGTAGATTTACTGTTGATTATTTTCAGAAAGTACTGAATCTCAGAAAGGAGAACTTTGGAAAGATCCAACAGTCCTTCAGTCAAGTTCACAGAGTCAGGAAGCTGCTAGAACTGGGAAAGTCAGTTTGCAAAGTCATTGTTAAGGATGTTTCTATGGGAACAGGCTTCGTGCTGTTTGATACTTTCATCCTGACTAGCGCACATTTGTTTAAAGGTTACGTTGAAGGAAAGGAGCTGCAGCAGGATGTAGAAGTGTTTGCTATATTTGACTATGAGGAGCCTGAGCCAGAAACAAATTTCTACTACTTTAGAGCAGAGAATACATTCATTGACTTTGATGCTGATCTAGATTATGCAGTTCTGGAGCTCAACCCTGAAGGCTCAAAACCAAACCAGCGAACAAGAGCACAGAACATAAAGGCACCACCAGGGCTGCTCAGCAAGGTTGGTCCACTGCCTGCTAATGGTGAAGCCTGCATCATTGGACACCCAGCAGGGCGAATGAAAGAAATGGATCCTACATTTATCATTGAGATAGAGAAGAGAGAGCAGGCTGCTTCTGATTATTTAAGTCAGTACAAACACCCATTAATCATAAACACTCTCAGCGATCATGTCAGAAACCAAGGCATTGAAAACATTTTGCAGGGTGGACATAAAGCAGGAAAAATAGGGACCTACCACACTTTCATGTATCACGGTGCCTCTGGTTCTCCAGTGTTTGATGGTCTTGGCAGAGTTTTTGGTTTGCACACTGCAGGATTTACCTTTGGTTTTACAAAAGATGTTGAGAGTGTAATTGAGTATGCCCATCCTCTGATTATGATATTTGAACGATTTGTTAATAATCTGAAGGAAAGTGAAAATAAGGAGCTGTTGAAAAGAGTTGAGAAGGAGGCAAAGGGAAACAAGTTCCTGACAAAGGTGCTCAACACAAAACAGGACGCTCCTGAGGAGCAAATGGAGATCAGTTGTTCAGATTAGAAAATCCTTCAGCATAAGGGAAATATAATTGGTTAGCTCTAAGCAGGATTTCAGTAGGTCATAATGACATAAACAATTTGCGTTTCTGAAGCTGAAACTAACGTGCTTGTGATGTACTCAATGATTGCcagtttttgatttttgttgatgtttgaaaATGGAATTTAATTTAGATTTCAAACTTCCTGCATGTTGTATTAAAACTCACTTGAGTTTCTTGCAGTGAGTCTAAACATGAAGTTACCACATTTTTGAAGATACTGTAGTTCAAAAGTGCgaattttcctttctttcataAAGAccgtgtcatggtcctgggtcacaCAGTGTTCCATGACAGACTGCATGCATTTAGTTTAATCTGTATTTCTTTCATTATATTTTGCTATTACGTTTCCATACATATTCTTTTTTCATGTCTTATTTTGCTGTTGGAAaagattttcttgtttttttatttgtatttgctgGAGTTCATTTTGAGAAGTCACCACTGAACAATATTTGGTTGATAATAAATGAGAAGTGAAGCAACACAATGTTTAAAGCAGTTTCTTGTCTGTGTTGAGTTGAGATTATGTCAATAACAAACTACTACacttatttaaaaactttgattcTGCTGAAAAGGTTCTTTATATGATAAAAATCTATATTTTTGTCTGCACTGATTTAAAGACTTCTTTGTCTTTATGAATCTTTCCATCTTAAAATGTTTCTTACCAGTAATTTGTCAACACACTTTTGCCTTTTCAAAAGGAATTGGCTCCATGGTGAGGAGATGTTTATATACAACATATTTAAATTGTGATACACTTACAAACAAAATGCTTCTTTGGATTAGTGTGAAACAGAGGGCAGAAGCATGAAAGTAGCAAGACAATAGCAATAATATAAAGTTTTCCAAAATcatactgtttaaaaaaatgacagataaaaaaatgtaagataTTTCACACAGTTACTTATATATACCTTTTGTCAGTGCTTCTTCAAATTGAGTAACAACAATTCCTCATTATAAAACTATCTCATATGACCTGGAGTCACATAAAtagcagaataaaaaaaaacagaggagaagTGCCTACAATAAGGAAAGGAACTGAAAAAGTTGGGTTGAAATTATCTTCTGagttagaaaagaaaaaggaatgtGATGATTCTCAGAAAAGTTCTGAAATTACAACGGGTCCATTTGTTCTGTTATCATTGAATGGATGCTTGGACATTGCACATTGTATCCCGCTGGatttataatgtaaacagtatgGTTATCATTCTGTGTAGTCGTATCttgttatttcatattttatcttttaatggagGATGTTGCTTGTAGTGTGTTTAAATGGCCATGAGGCGATGTgtttacatccatccatccacctatCCATTCTCTTTCACTTACCCTCATCAGGGTCACAggggcactggagcctatcccagctgtcatatgGTGAGAGGCAGGTTACACGCCAGTGGCATTAGACAGCTACTACATGTTGGCGTTAATCTATTGTCAGCTGTTGTGCTTCCTCTCAAATActcaaataacaaaaacaggacAAGATGACAGAGTGGGATCAAAGCACTCCACTAGTTAACCACGTGACTGTGTTCTGCAGAGAGTTATAACCTCCAGCGGACAAGAACATCATGTTTCCCCCAAATTTGTTTGCACACATGACTGtactttgtttttaagtttGGTGCAGCTGTCCTTTTGTTTGAAGGCGCATTTAAGCAGTCACATGTCATTTATAACAaactgatatttttattttaccccTTCAGTGCACCTTCCTCTTCCACAAAACCTGATGGAGGTGGAGGTTCCTGTTGTGGAAAACAGGCAGTGTAACTGTGACTAGCAAGTGGAAGAATCACTGACAACTGATCTCAAAGGGGGACTTCAGGAGGTCCAATGGTGAGCAAACAGAATGGTTGCTGGATTCAGGTGGGAATTGTAAGTTTTGGGAGAGGTTTCACCAGAGTATCCCAGTACCAGACCTGGATCAACAGCCAGATCTCCTCCAACTAGCCAGGCTTCATGATGTTCACGTCCACCGGGACCAACAGTGACCTCAGTGTCAACTGCACTGAGGTCACTGTGTGCCGTGTTACTATTTGCATGTATTTTGTTTGCCGTGCACAGATCCCTGTGGAGTGTGGTGTGTAGTTTATATTGTTTGACTGGTATGGACAGATTTGTCATCTTCCTGGCAGGTTGCCCTAAATCTCTATTTAAAAtctcctttttaaaatgttggttGTGAAATAAAGTTTACCTCATCTGTGTTTCTGGCAACactgtgttgttttctgttctctgACATGTCTCATCATGGATTATTACATTTTGTTCAGTATGACATTGGTAGGTGAAATATGTGTTCATGTTATAAATAGTAGCTGCTACCTGAGCATCGCTCTCTTGCTCACCTATAGCTTATCCATAGCTGTCAC
Proteins encoded:
- the LOC134623810 gene encoding serine protease FAM111A-like, producing the protein MTPNLICTLKAECDEKELHKHQFKVKFSRRGPEKYTVYCDQPRTVLEAIKTLHIYEEKIACADENVIIQMGKGDNESSIATHFPCSCIRDDKVLTISCEPEIVGNVQPNLEIHTKDRYSIFYIDKEGGKDTKTKELFKNNAVKQFRYLRVYGEKGITVEEALKRDGRFIDDLSNFKLFENENTVTMCTQKVDNLDNKKFKICLPRQLKRKYLEANPKKQRDQNRQSASDSSQTKSETWSVITIVQQEGISVKSRLEEPDCSIDTDEIRNQLREQFPDLKRLMESRFTVDYFQKVLNLRKENFGKIQQSFSQVHRVRKLLELGKSVCKVIVKDVSMGTGFVLFDTFILTSAHLFKGYVEGKELQQDVEVFAIFDYEEPEPETNFYYFRAENTFIDFDADLDYAVLELNPEGSKPNQRTRAQNIKAPPGLLSKVGPLPANGEACIIGHPAGRMKEMDPTFIIEIEKREQAASDYLSQYKHPLIINTLSDHVRNQGIENILQGGHKAGKIGTYHTFMYHGASGSPVFDGLGRVFGLHTAGFTFGFTKDVESVIEYAHPLIMIFERFVNNLKESENKELLKRVEKEAKGNKFLTKVLNTKQDAPEEQMEISCSD